The proteins below come from a single Nitrospiraceae bacterium genomic window:
- a CDS encoding DUF2905 domain-containing protein: protein MSGVGKALILLGTVLLVLGGIFWALGKWSDGEGGLGWLGRLPGDFIIKRDHVTFYFPLATSLILSVVGSVIFYLFFRR, encoded by the coding sequence ATGAGTGGAGTGGGAAAAGCTCTGATACTGCTGGGGACGGTCCTCCTCGTGCTGGGGGGAATATTTTGGGCCTTGGGGAAATGGTCCGACGGTGAGGGCGGTTTGGGCTGGCTTGGCCGGTTGCCCGGGGATTTTATCATCAAGCGGGATCACGTGACGTTTTACTTTCCTCTTGCGACCAGTCTCATCCTCAGTGTGGTCGGAAGTGTGATCTTCTATCTTTTCTTCCGGCGGTAG
- a CDS encoding aspartate-semialdehyde dehydrogenase, giving the protein MIKKKSAYTVAVVGATGAVGTEMIQVLEERDFPVGELVPLASARSEGNEVMFRGQTLPVKVLEHNSFEGVDVALFSAGAGVSKEFGPMAVKAGAVVVDNSSAWRMDPNVPLVVPEVNIHALSGHQGLIANPNCSTIQMVVALKPLHDAVQIKRIIVTTFQSVSGTGKDAMEELIDQSRQLLSFGEAKVSVYPHQIAFNCLPHIDDFLPNGYTKEEMKMVNETRKILGESSLPITSTTVRVPVFICHAESVNIETEQKLSANDARALLSAAPGIQVYDDPSRNLYPLPIDVVGTDAVFVGRVREDESVANGLNLWIVADNLRKGAALNAVQIAEELIR; this is encoded by the coding sequence ATGATAAAGAAAAAATCGGCCTATACGGTCGCAGTGGTCGGAGCAACCGGTGCCGTTGGTACGGAGATGATCCAGGTCCTGGAAGAACGGGATTTTCCTGTCGGGGAATTAGTTCCGCTGGCCTCGGCCCGTTCCGAAGGCAATGAGGTCATGTTTCGCGGACAGACCCTTCCCGTCAAGGTGCTGGAACACAACTCGTTCGAAGGTGTGGATGTGGCCTTGTTTTCGGCAGGAGCCGGTGTGAGCAAGGAATTCGGTCCGATGGCTGTGAAAGCTGGCGCCGTAGTGGTGGACAACAGTTCCGCATGGAGGATGGACCCCAACGTACCACTTGTGGTGCCTGAAGTGAATATCCATGCTCTTTCGGGACATCAGGGGCTGATTGCCAATCCCAATTGTTCCACGATTCAAATGGTCGTGGCTTTGAAGCCGCTGCATGATGCGGTCCAAATCAAACGGATCATTGTCACGACGTTTCAATCCGTGTCCGGAACCGGCAAGGATGCGATGGAAGAATTGATTGACCAGTCCCGGCAACTACTCAGTTTTGGAGAAGCCAAAGTGTCGGTCTATCCCCATCAAATTGCCTTTAATTGTTTGCCGCATATTGATGATTTTTTGCCGAATGGATATACCAAGGAAGAAATGAAAATGGTCAACGAAACCCGGAAAATTCTGGGTGAATCGTCGTTGCCGATTACGTCAACGACAGTCAGGGTCCCGGTCTTTATCTGCCATGCGGAATCCGTGAATATTGAAACTGAGCAAAAGCTGAGTGCTAATGACGCACGCGCTCTACTGTCCGCCGCTCCCGGCATTCAAGTCTACGATGATCCCAGTCGCAATTTGTATCCTCTGCCGATCGATGTGGTGGGAACTGATGCGGTATTTGTGGGGCGGGTGAGGGAAGATGAATCGGTGGCTAATGGATTGAATCTGTGGATTGTGGCGGATAATTTGCGAAAAGGCGCCGCGCTCAACGCCGTACAAATCGCCGAGGAACTTATCCGGTAA
- a CDS encoding SMP-30/gluconolactonase/LRE family protein yields MIGKGQSGQILTIAGTGEPGYQGDGQPGTQAVLNEPKNVCFDAEGNLLIADSENHVIRRLRHSTGVIETVAGCLVMRGVGGENPQPPTPSSPSHIEEEVDPLADVNEIPGQAYSQTPDLSGTVRYIVGQGMGKDRFAGDGALATRAQLNFPSAVAVDAAGNLFIADTWNHRIRRVDSKTGMIHTVAGTGQAKWTGDGGSGASASLNEPVALVVDGTRLYIADQSNNRIRMLDLDSGVITTIAGTGESGYTGDGMPAIESALAGPSGLALDRHGNLYIADTFNSRIRMLDHRTGILSTVAGDGAEFRYERGANEQSQALARPYGIAITPQGHVLITDSDHHLIRKWDAIKKEMTLVAGNGRSAWAGDGGPSSDSSLNFPFGVAVDALGNIAIADTFNHRIRYIPV; encoded by the coding sequence ATGATTGGGAAGGGACAGAGTGGGCAGATTCTCACGATAGCGGGAACGGGGGAGCCCGGGTATCAGGGCGACGGACAGCCTGGGACTCAAGCGGTTCTGAATGAACCCAAGAATGTGTGTTTTGACGCTGAAGGCAACCTCCTGATTGCCGATTCTGAAAACCATGTCATTCGCCGTTTGCGACATTCAACCGGTGTCATCGAAACGGTAGCCGGGTGTCTCGTCATGCGGGGCGTCGGCGGAGAGAATCCACAGCCCCCGACCCCATCTTCACCTTCTCACATCGAGGAGGAGGTTGATCCTCTTGCGGATGTGAATGAGATTCCGGGCCAGGCCTACTCTCAAACGCCTGATTTAAGTGGAACGGTCCGGTATATAGTTGGACAGGGGATGGGCAAAGATCGATTTGCGGGAGATGGAGCCTTGGCCACACGAGCACAATTAAATTTTCCCTCTGCTGTCGCCGTTGATGCGGCAGGCAATCTCTTTATTGCCGACACATGGAACCATCGCATTCGGCGTGTAGATTCCAAAACGGGGATGATTCATACCGTGGCCGGGACCGGCCAGGCAAAGTGGACGGGGGACGGAGGTTCCGGTGCTTCCGCTTCCTTGAATGAACCGGTGGCACTAGTTGTGGACGGGACGCGACTCTATATTGCCGATCAGAGTAATAATCGTATCCGTATGCTGGATTTGGACTCGGGTGTCATCACAACCATCGCGGGAACCGGAGAGTCGGGATATACCGGGGATGGCATGCCTGCGATTGAGTCTGCGCTTGCGGGACCGAGCGGGTTGGCACTTGATCGCCATGGAAATCTCTATATTGCGGATACCTTCAATAGCCGTATTCGAATGCTTGACCACCGCACGGGGATTCTGTCCACGGTGGCGGGGGATGGCGCCGAGTTTCGTTATGAGCGTGGGGCGAATGAACAATCTCAGGCCTTGGCCAGGCCGTATGGCATCGCGATCACACCACAAGGCCATGTCCTCATCACGGATTCCGATCATCACTTAATCCGGAAATGGGATGCCATCAAAAAAGAAATGACTCTGGTCGCCGGCAATGGCCGATCGGCATGGGCTGGTGATGGAGGCCCGTCTTCGGATAGTAGCCTCAATTTTCCGTTTGGTGTGGCTGTTGACGCCCTGGGCAATATTGCGATTGCCGATACCTTTAATCACCGCATCCGCTATATTCCTGTCTAA
- the leuB gene encoding 3-isopropylmalate dehydrogenase — translation MKKRIAVLPGDGIGPEIMPQAIRVLEAIGQKCGHQFTFTYGQVGGEAIDATGFPLPAETLKLAQSSDAVLLGAVGGPKWEGLEYERRPERALLGLREQLGLFANLRPAKMYSALVAASSLKPEVVEGIDILVVRELTGGIYFGKPKGIEQTAAGHRGFNTEVYTTEEIRRIAEVAFQAARKRRGLVHSIDKANVLESSELWRREVINVHQNFQDVELRHMYVDNCAMQLVRYPKQFDVVVTTNLFGDILSDEAAMLTGSIGMLPSASVGATVGMFEPIHGSAPDIAGKNIANPIGTIASAAMMLCHSFELMKEAEMIESAIQKTLEQGYRTKDIESQGCTLVGTAEMGDHIVKQLGS, via the coding sequence ATGAAAAAACGGATTGCCGTATTACCGGGTGATGGAATCGGGCCCGAAATCATGCCACAAGCGATTCGGGTTCTCGAGGCCATTGGTCAGAAGTGTGGGCATCAATTTACCTTTACCTACGGGCAGGTTGGCGGGGAGGCGATTGACGCGACAGGCTTTCCATTGCCGGCCGAGACCCTGAAATTGGCTCAATCGAGTGATGCCGTCCTCTTGGGAGCTGTGGGTGGCCCTAAGTGGGAGGGTCTTGAGTATGAGCGTCGGCCGGAGCGTGCCTTACTCGGGTTGCGGGAGCAGCTTGGGCTTTTTGCTAACCTTCGACCGGCAAAAATGTATTCAGCATTGGTAGCGGCATCCAGCCTCAAACCGGAAGTCGTGGAAGGTATTGATATTCTGGTTGTTCGGGAACTGACGGGTGGGATTTATTTTGGCAAACCCAAAGGCATTGAACAAACGGCGGCGGGACATCGGGGATTCAATACCGAAGTCTATACGACGGAGGAAATCCGACGGATTGCGGAAGTGGCTTTTCAGGCAGCCCGGAAGCGCCGTGGCCTTGTTCACTCAATCGATAAGGCCAACGTGCTGGAGTCGTCCGAGCTCTGGCGGCGAGAAGTGATTAACGTGCATCAGAACTTTCAAGATGTGGAATTGCGTCACATGTATGTAGACAACTGTGCTATGCAACTCGTTCGCTATCCCAAGCAATTCGACGTGGTGGTGACGACCAATTTGTTTGGGGATATTCTGAGCGATGAAGCGGCGATGTTGACCGGGTCGATAGGCATGCTTCCTTCCGCCAGTGTCGGAGCGACAGTGGGGATGTTCGAACCGATTCATGGAAGTGCTCCGGATATTGCCGGGAAAAATATCGCCAATCCTATTGGGACCATCGCTTCCGCAGCCATGATGTTGTGCCACTCGTTCGAATTGATGAAGGAAGCCGAGATGATTGAATCGGCAATTCAGAAGACTCTTGAGCAGGGATATCGCACGAAAGATATTGAGAGTCAGGGGTGTACGCTGGTTGGAACCGCTGAAATGGGGGATCACATCGTAAAGCAGTTAGGATCCTAA
- a CDS encoding 2-isopropylmalate synthase, whose translation MTRMIRIFDTTLRDGEQSPGASMNIEEKILVAKQLARLNVDIIEAGFAFSSPGDFEAIHRIAQEVEGPVICSLARAKPEDIDRAWEALKGAPKCRIHTFLSSSDIHLKHQFRMTRDEALKRAAEMVRHARGYVEDVEYSPMDATRSDLTYLCEVVEAVVEAGAGTVNIPDTVGYTTPEEFGKIIRTLRERVRGMERAIISVHCHNDLGLAVANSMAAIYAGAGQVECTINGIGERAGNASLEEIAMGLRTRTDFYQSDTNIRTEEISKTSRLVSNITGMVVQPNKAIVGANAFAHTSGIHQDGLLKDKSTYEIMRPESVGLTQSRLVMGKLSGRHAFREELANLGYTLSDQELQEAFERFKHLADQKKELFEEDLETIVNKAITKVPERYALKGLHVESGLDRRPSAMVELMMDGRIAKLTGTGDGPVDAVYRTIAALTETKSLLRAYIVKAITGGTDAQGEVSVRVEENRETVTGHGSDTDIILASAQAYLNALNKLADLAERHARAEQKIGLC comes from the coding sequence ATGACACGGATGATTCGAATTTTTGATACCACCTTGCGGGATGGAGAGCAGTCTCCTGGCGCAAGCATGAACATCGAAGAAAAAATCCTCGTGGCGAAGCAATTAGCCCGGTTGAATGTGGATATTATCGAAGCCGGTTTTGCGTTTAGCTCTCCTGGTGATTTTGAAGCAATTCATCGTATTGCCCAGGAAGTGGAAGGTCCGGTCATTTGCAGTCTAGCCCGGGCGAAACCGGAGGATATTGACCGGGCTTGGGAGGCACTCAAAGGCGCACCCAAATGCCGTATCCATACGTTTTTGTCTTCTTCGGATATCCACTTGAAACATCAATTTCGCATGACCAGGGATGAAGCTCTTAAGAGGGCAGCGGAGATGGTTCGCCATGCCCGGGGTTATGTTGAGGATGTGGAATATTCTCCCATGGATGCCACCCGTTCCGATTTGACCTATCTCTGTGAGGTGGTGGAAGCCGTGGTGGAGGCTGGAGCGGGAACGGTGAACATTCCGGATACGGTGGGGTATACGACTCCCGAGGAGTTTGGAAAGATTATTCGGACATTAAGAGAGCGAGTCCGTGGGATGGAGAGGGCCATTATTTCCGTCCATTGCCATAACGACTTGGGGTTGGCTGTCGCAAATTCCATGGCGGCCATATATGCGGGAGCAGGCCAGGTGGAATGTACGATCAACGGGATTGGTGAACGAGCCGGCAATGCTTCATTAGAAGAAATCGCGATGGGACTCCGTACGCGTACTGATTTTTACCAGTCCGATACCAACATACGCACGGAGGAAATCTCCAAAACCAGTCGGTTGGTGAGCAATATCACCGGAATGGTGGTTCAACCCAATAAAGCGATTGTAGGGGCCAATGCCTTTGCGCATACGTCCGGTATTCATCAGGACGGGTTGCTCAAGGACAAAAGTACCTATGAGATCATGCGACCGGAATCCGTCGGATTAACCCAAAGTCGGCTGGTGATGGGCAAATTGTCCGGTCGGCATGCCTTTCGTGAAGAACTGGCGAATCTGGGGTACACTCTTTCTGACCAGGAATTGCAAGAGGCCTTTGAACGTTTTAAACATCTGGCGGATCAAAAGAAGGAATTATTTGAGGAAGATCTGGAGACAATCGTCAATAAGGCAATTACCAAAGTTCCTGAGCGTTATGCCTTAAAGGGGTTGCATGTGGAAAGTGGCCTGGATCGGCGTCCCTCCGCGATGGTGGAATTGATGATGGATGGGCGAATCGCGAAACTGACGGGTACGGGTGATGGGCCGGTAGATGCGGTGTACCGGACCATTGCAGCCTTGACTGAAACGAAAAGTCTTCTTCGTGCCTATATCGTGAAAGCGATTACAGGTGGGACCGATGCCCAGGGAGAAGTATCGGTCCGCGTCGAAGAAAATCGGGAAACCGTTACCGGTCACGGATCAGATACGGATATTATTCTTGCTTCTGCACAGGCCTACCTCAATGCGCTCAATAAATTGGCGGATTTGGCGGAACGACATGCCAGAGCCGAACAAAAAATCGGGTTGTGTTGA
- the pssA gene encoding CDP-diacylglycerol--serine O-phosphatidyltransferase, whose translation MKQPKKRRVVYLIPNLLTTGNLFSGLASILFVFGGDYGAAAVAILVAIVFDVLDGTSARLMKSTSDFGLQYDSLADVVAFGVAPGLLMYSWALSAPKMLGAAVMFAFVACGALRLARHNVLATTGGDGKPFTGLPIPGAAGVMATLVIFDQHVAPLGEKVKPILGIILTLVLAFLMVSTFRYRSLKELKTQEHHHFNYLVYAVLILMAVLAYPQAMLFVVFAAYALSGVLEQGWRLVAGMMGKKPAEEIRPDGLQK comes from the coding sequence ATGAAACAGCCAAAAAAACGTCGGGTCGTCTATTTAATTCCCAATCTGCTGACCACGGGGAATCTCTTCAGCGGCCTGGCCTCTATCCTGTTTGTCTTTGGAGGCGATTATGGGGCTGCGGCCGTTGCGATCCTTGTGGCGATCGTGTTTGACGTTTTGGATGGGACGTCGGCCCGTCTGATGAAAAGTACGAGTGACTTCGGGTTGCAATATGATTCGTTGGCAGATGTCGTGGCTTTCGGGGTGGCTCCGGGTTTGCTGATGTATTCCTGGGCGTTGAGCGCTCCGAAGATGTTGGGTGCGGCGGTGATGTTTGCCTTTGTGGCGTGTGGTGCCCTGAGATTGGCCAGACATAACGTTTTGGCGACGACAGGTGGAGATGGCAAGCCGTTTACCGGTCTTCCTATTCCCGGTGCAGCAGGGGTGATGGCCACGTTGGTGATTTTTGATCAACATGTGGCGCCGTTAGGGGAGAAGGTGAAGCCAATCCTTGGGATCATCCTGACCCTGGTGCTGGCATTTCTCATGGTGAGTACATTTCGTTATCGTAGTTTGAAAGAATTGAAAACGCAGGAACACCACCACTTTAATTATTTGGTATATGCAGTCCTCATTCTCATGGCGGTCTTAGCGTATCCGCAGGCAATGCTTTTTGTGGTGTTTGCAGCCTATGCGCTTTCGGGCGTGTTGGAGCAGGGATGGAGGCTGGTGGCAGGTATGATGGGGAAAAAGCCGGCGGAAGAGATTAGACCGGATGGACTCCAAAAATGA
- a CDS encoding phosphatidylserine decarboxylase family protein, whose product MADQAKGVPVAKEGIPFIAGGGLLTLGSWVAGSVWLTCLMGSLTLFTAWFFRNPVRTIPQGKNLIVSPGDGTVVAVEEEFEHRFLKEPSIRISIFLNVFNVHINRMPAAGVLQDVVYAPGKFLVASRSEASAENEQNALMLRRSDGKKILCVQIAGLIARRIVCWVTPGEQVEAGERFGLIRFGSRMDLYLPHDSAIQVKVGEKVKGGSSIVAELLCVEPS is encoded by the coding sequence ATGGCTGATCAGGCAAAAGGTGTTCCTGTTGCCAAAGAAGGCATCCCTTTTATCGCAGGGGGAGGGCTTCTGACGCTTGGGTCTTGGGTGGCCGGATCGGTCTGGCTCACTTGTCTGATGGGATCGTTAACCCTGTTTACCGCCTGGTTTTTTAGAAACCCGGTCAGAACGATTCCCCAGGGGAAAAACCTGATTGTGTCTCCAGGGGATGGGACGGTCGTAGCGGTAGAAGAGGAATTCGAGCACCGATTCCTCAAAGAGCCCAGTATCAGAATCAGCATTTTTTTAAATGTATTCAATGTCCACATTAACCGGATGCCGGCTGCAGGAGTACTACAGGATGTCGTCTATGCCCCCGGGAAGTTTTTAGTAGCCAGTCGTTCGGAGGCTTCAGCGGAAAATGAGCAAAATGCGTTAATGCTCAGGCGCTCCGATGGGAAAAAAATACTGTGTGTTCAAATTGCCGGGTTAATTGCCAGACGAATTGTCTGTTGGGTCACTCCCGGTGAACAGGTTGAGGCAGGTGAACGGTTTGGACTTATCCGGTTTGGATCTCGAATGGATTTGTATCTTCCTCACGACAGTGCCATTCAAGTCAAAGTTGGCGAGAAAGTAAAGGGAGGGTCGTCCATCGTGGCGGAGTTGCTATGCGTGGAGCCTTCATGA
- the ilvC gene encoding ketol-acid reductoisomerase — protein sequence MKIYYEKDADRQILAKKTVAVVGFGSQGHAHALNMRDSGLQVVVGCREGSSWNKAEAAGLKVMPTADAVKGADVVMLLAPDEAQAAIYNKDIGPNLKQGAYLAFGHGFNIHFGQIQPASHVNVFMVAPKGPGHLVRSEYTKGTGVPCLLAIHQDPGGQTAKVGLAYACAIGGARAGVIETTFREETETDLFGEQAVLCGGLTSLIQAGFETLVEAGYSPEMAYFECLHEVKLIVDLIYQGGIANMRYSISTTAKYGDVTRGPRVVTDETKKVMKEILGEIQSGRFAREWVLENQANRPVYNALLRRGEEHPIEEVGSRLRGMMPWLQKDQLVDKQKN from the coding sequence ATGAAAATTTATTATGAAAAAGACGCAGATCGACAGATTTTAGCCAAAAAAACTGTGGCCGTCGTGGGGTTCGGCAGCCAAGGGCATGCCCATGCCTTAAACATGCGGGATAGTGGTTTGCAAGTGGTCGTGGGCTGTCGGGAAGGTTCCTCATGGAACAAAGCGGAAGCGGCTGGGTTGAAAGTCATGCCGACCGCGGATGCGGTAAAAGGTGCCGATGTGGTGATGTTGTTAGCTCCTGATGAAGCCCAAGCCGCCATCTACAATAAAGATATTGGTCCCAATTTAAAACAAGGAGCTTATCTGGCCTTTGGGCACGGTTTTAATATTCATTTTGGGCAAATTCAACCTGCCAGCCACGTGAATGTGTTTATGGTGGCTCCGAAGGGTCCCGGGCATTTGGTCAGGTCGGAATATACCAAGGGGACGGGCGTACCGTGCTTGTTAGCCATTCACCAGGATCCGGGAGGGCAGACAGCTAAGGTCGGATTGGCCTATGCTTGTGCGATTGGCGGAGCCAGAGCTGGTGTCATTGAAACAACTTTTCGAGAAGAGACGGAAACGGATCTTTTTGGAGAACAGGCGGTCTTATGTGGAGGGCTTACCTCACTGATTCAGGCAGGATTTGAAACCTTGGTCGAAGCAGGCTATTCGCCTGAGATGGCCTATTTCGAATGTTTACATGAAGTGAAGCTCATCGTGGACCTGATCTATCAGGGTGGTATCGCCAATATGCGCTATTCTATTAGCACGACCGCTAAATATGGCGATGTGACACGAGGGCCACGGGTGGTGACCGATGAAACGAAGAAAGTGATGAAGGAGATTTTAGGAGAGATCCAAAGCGGTCGATTCGCCAGAGAGTGGGTGCTGGAAAATCAAGCGAACCGGCCCGTGTATAATGCTCTCTTGAGAAGAGGAGAGGAGCACCCCATTGAGGAGGTTGGTTCACGGCTGCGAGGGATGATGCCCTGGCTGCAAAAAGATCAGCTTGTGGATAAACAAAAAAATTGA
- the ilvN gene encoding acetolactate synthase small subunit has translation MEHIISLTVENKFGSLSRVAGLFSGRGFNIESLSVAPTLDPSVSMMTLVTKGDDPIIEQILKQLNKLIDVIKVVDISESEFVERETALIKVHTRPEDRAEALRIADIFRANVLDSSPTSYTIEVTGDVRKVQAIINLLQPLGIKELVRTGRIAIGREPTRSTQPQSRPLAKAN, from the coding sequence ATGGAACACATTATTTCGTTGACGGTAGAGAATAAATTCGGATCTTTGTCCCGAGTAGCCGGTCTCTTTAGCGGACGGGGTTTTAATATAGAAAGTTTGTCAGTTGCCCCGACCCTGGATCCCTCTGTATCTATGATGACCCTGGTCACCAAGGGGGATGATCCGATTATCGAACAAATCTTGAAACAGTTGAACAAACTTATTGATGTGATTAAAGTCGTTGACATTAGCGAAAGCGAGTTTGTTGAACGAGAGACCGCGCTAATTAAGGTTCATACCCGGCCAGAGGATCGAGCGGAAGCTCTTCGCATTGCGGATATTTTTCGAGCTAATGTTCTGGATTCCTCTCCTACCAGCTACACCATTGAAGTCACTGGAGATGTGAGGAAAGTCCAGGCGATCATCAATCTCCTGCAGCCACTTGGCATCAAAGAGCTGGTACGAACCGGCAGGATTGCCATTGGGCGCGAACCGACACGCTCGACACAACCCCAATCCCGACCGCTTGCGAAAGCGAATTAA
- the ilvB gene encoding biosynthetic-type acetolactate synthase large subunit, with amino-acid sequence MKITGAEIFLEALKREGVKTMFALPGGVVLKIFDVLHQQKDIRVILTRHEQGAGFMAVGYAKAMGKPGVALITSGPGMTNVITSLADAYMDSVPIVVFSGQVPTALIGNDAFQEADNIGLSRPCTKYNFLVKDVKDLAQTIKEAFYIATTGRPGPVLVDIPKDISLDKADFHYPTAVSIRGYNPTYDGSRWKIKQAADAIMKAKRPILYVGGGVVLSGASPEVKELAELTQIPVDMTLMALGAFPGNHPLSLGMLGMHGTYVANMAMHYSDLVIAVGARFDDRVTGKVSEFCPDAKIIHIDIDPTSIRKNIQVDIPIVGDCKRVLIELNNILRATVNGNQKEQRKPWWDQLNAWRQAHPLRYDQDPDGQIKPQFLIDRLYQLTSDRNPILATDVGQHQMWSAQYFKLQNPQSWLTSGGLGTMGFGLPAAMGAQAAFPDRLVLCVAGDGSFQMNTQELATAVVEQLPVKVFIINNRFHGMVRQWQDLFYEGRYASSYLGTVPDFVKLAEAYGAAGIRIEKVSEMDSGIREALSIKGPVVIDVPTYQFENCYPMIPAGGCNHEMLLADPPDLKKPNAMQKIGTQADSDSVITA; translated from the coding sequence ATGAAAATCACTGGTGCAGAAATCTTCTTGGAAGCATTAAAGCGTGAGGGCGTGAAAACCATGTTTGCCTTACCAGGCGGAGTGGTTCTCAAAATATTCGATGTCTTGCACCAGCAAAAAGATATTCGGGTAATTCTGACACGACATGAACAAGGTGCCGGGTTTATGGCCGTCGGATACGCCAAAGCCATGGGGAAACCCGGTGTGGCACTGATTACCTCCGGTCCCGGCATGACAAATGTTATCACGTCACTTGCGGACGCGTATATGGATTCAGTTCCCATAGTCGTCTTTTCAGGACAGGTTCCGACCGCCTTAATCGGCAACGATGCCTTTCAAGAGGCCGACAACATCGGTCTCAGTCGTCCCTGCACCAAATACAATTTCCTGGTCAAGGACGTGAAAGATTTAGCACAGACGATTAAGGAGGCGTTTTATATTGCCACCACTGGTCGTCCTGGCCCGGTTTTAGTCGATATTCCTAAAGATATTTCGCTCGATAAAGCGGACTTTCATTACCCGACGGCTGTTTCCATTCGCGGATATAATCCCACGTACGACGGAAGTCGGTGGAAAATTAAACAAGCGGCGGACGCGATCATGAAAGCCAAGCGTCCGATTTTATATGTGGGTGGAGGAGTCGTGTTATCCGGGGCCTCTCCGGAGGTAAAAGAACTGGCCGAGCTGACGCAAATTCCGGTGGATATGACGTTGATGGCACTTGGGGCATTTCCCGGAAACCATCCCCTTTCACTGGGGATGCTGGGCATGCATGGAACGTATGTCGCGAACATGGCCATGCATTATTCTGACCTGGTTATTGCCGTTGGGGCACGATTTGATGATCGGGTGACGGGCAAGGTTTCAGAGTTTTGTCCCGATGCGAAAATTATTCACATCGATATTGATCCGACCTCTATTCGGAAAAATATTCAGGTAGACATTCCTATTGTCGGTGATTGTAAGCGAGTACTCATCGAATTGAATAATATTCTTCGGGCTACGGTGAATGGGAATCAAAAGGAGCAAAGAAAGCCCTGGTGGGATCAACTGAATGCCTGGAGGCAAGCGCACCCTCTACGCTATGATCAGGATCCTGACGGACAAATTAAGCCACAATTTCTTATTGATCGCCTGTATCAGCTGACGAGCGACCGAAATCCTATTTTGGCCACAGACGTAGGTCAACACCAGATGTGGTCAGCTCAATATTTTAAATTACAAAATCCTCAATCCTGGTTAACATCAGGGGGACTGGGGACCATGGGTTTTGGATTGCCGGCCGCGATGGGTGCGCAAGCTGCGTTTCCGGATCGACTGGTTCTGTGTGTCGCCGGTGATGGCAGTTTTCAAATGAATACTCAAGAGTTGGCGACCGCAGTCGTCGAGCAACTACCGGTTAAAGTTTTTATTATAAATAACCGCTTCCATGGCATGGTTCGGCAGTGGCAGGATTTGTTTTATGAGGGCCGGTATGCGTCAAGCTATCTGGGGACCGTTCCTGATTTTGTGAAATTAGCCGAAGCCTATGGGGCTGCAGGTATTCGAATTGAAAAGGTTTCGGAAATGGATAGCGGCATTCGTGAAGCGCTTTCCATTAAGGGTCCGGTCGTGATTGATGTCCCGACCTACCAGTTTGAAAATTGTTATCCCATGATTCCGGCCGGAGGCTGTAATCATGAAATGTTATTAGCAGATCCTCCGGACTTAAAGAAGCCCAATGCCATGCAAAAAATTGGTACTCAGGCGGATTCGGATTCTGTCATCACAGCTTAG